The genomic window GTTGGTTTGACTTATTAGTTTGTGAATCATAGAAGAGAAACGATTGGATCGTTATAGGGAACATTTTTCTGAATAAATCTTATCTATTTTATCTATTCTTCAATTTTTaccacattaatttataaatatttttatgtatacctcAAATAATTTGAGGaaacttgttaaaaaatacgatTGGGGGAGCGACCTTCTTATTTGAGATTTATGGTTTGATATGATACCATCGATGTTCGCGCGTACCTACTGCatactacaataaattataatattattacaatacaatattaatatcacaattaaagaaataaatcaatataatgatCATATAAAAGCAACCcgatgtacaatatacaatgtaaTGTAACGCCGTAACGCCATGAATCAAGTTAAccccaataaaaataatatctgaaCTTTTTTAGAAACGCTGCTCAAGCAAAATAAGCACCATCGTCCAAACGTGTGGCGATATGAGTGATAAGAAAGCAGATTACTCATTTCCCGTTTACTTCGGAGACCGCTGTCAAGTCGGCGATGAAATGTTGCGCTGCCAATACTTGCAACACTTGGACCGATCGACTGCTGCGGCAGCGGTAACCGAGGTTGAAGTAAAGCCATGCAACGACCAACGGTGTTCATATTGGTCCAAGCCTAACTCACCAACAGACGAATCGTCTATCGAAACCAGCAAAAACGAAGCAGAAAACGAAAAACGCGACGGCAGCACTTCGGTAGGACACTCGGACGCGATGGGTCCGTTGAACATAATGGCAGCCATAATACCATTCGAGTCC from Aphis gossypii isolate Hap1 chromosome 1, ASM2018417v2, whole genome shotgun sequence includes these protein-coding regions:
- the LOC114122018 gene encoding uncharacterized protein LOC114122018 isoform X1, with amino-acid sequence MVNIKRCSSKISTIVQTCGDMSDKKADYSFPVYFGDRCQVGDEMLRCQYLQHLDRSTAAAAVTEVEVKPCNDQRCSYWSKPNSPTDESSIETSKNEAENEKRDGSTSVGHSDAMGPLNIMAAIIPFESTYEELQCSRSFDVLLSSSSESMGTFDISRQSLGSKLSSESSIEIRTFDDDDETGEEE
- the LOC114122018 gene encoding uncharacterized protein LOC114122018 isoform X2, whose amino-acid sequence is MSDKKADYSFPVYFGDRCQVGDEMLRCQYLQHLDRSTAAAAVTEVEVKPCNDQRCSYWSKPNSPTDESSIETSKNEAENEKRDGSTSVGHSDAMGPLNIMAAIIPFESTYEELQCSRSFDVLLSSSSESMGTFDISRQSLGSKLSSESSIEIRTFDDDDETGEEE